The following is a genomic window from Papaver somniferum cultivar HN1 unplaced genomic scaffold, ASM357369v1 unplaced-scaffold_16508, whole genome shotgun sequence.
AACAGTAAGTGCGCAGAACTCCTAATAATTAATATGCTGAACTATTAATTAACAAATTAatacagaaaaacaaaaaacaagcatATGTACTGAATTTAATAGAGGTTACTTACAACATTTCTGATTGTAGAGGTATGCGGCATACCGTATGCCATTATTCTTATTTGCATGCTTACAAGAAATTTTAATTGTTTTTAACATGGTTAAACTTTTGGTTTGTAGATATCGCATCGTCCATTGTACAGCGGTTTCCAAGACTGGTTACTGAGAGGACGAAAGTAGCTAAGATATGTGGATTGGAATTGATTGCAGAAAGGCCGTTTGCATTTGCAAGTGGAAGGAAGCGTACATTCTGGGAACGCTGCATCTATTCATGTTTGTTAACTATCCTAACTAAATTTGGGTTTGAAATAGTCATTCATTGAGAAAAAAAATATGTTTTTTCAATGTCTAATATATTTATCCAAAAGCGGTAAAATGACGCAGCCATTCAAGTGAACATTGGTTCTACATATCATTCAAACCACGCGGACAACACCAAAAGTAGCAAAGAGGAGCTTCTTCTTGAAAGCTTGGAAGCAACCAGTGGAGATGAAGAGAACCCGCTTGAAAGATTTGAGGGCTCCCATTCAGATAAAGAAAACTCGTCCTCTAACTCAGAAAACTCAGAAGGAGACAACGCAAATGTTTCTACCAGCGGTAATCGAGGAATACTGCTCAATCTCATCTCGTCTTACCTTATGCCCGCCATGAAACAAGGTTTCTATCTAGTTATTTTAAATTTTCCACTTAGGCGTTGTTAAATATAGATAGATGGATATTAAATCTGACTGACG
Proteins encoded in this region:
- the LOC113337637 gene encoding uncharacterized protein LOC113337637: KNKKQAYVLNLIEVTYNISDCRDIASSIVQRFPRLVTERTKVAKICGLELIAERPFAFASGRKRTFWERCIYSSIQVNIGSTYHSNHADNTKSSKEELLLESLEATSGDEENPLERFEGSHSDKENSSSNSENSEGDNANVSTSGNRGILLNLISSYLMPAMKQVARFKRIYNQLYNEKMMHRQAYELVECMLSQLHKRMNRQKVSAFFETSNVIKTATKQGTIELVEQ